One Prunus dulcis chromosome 8, ALMONDv2, whole genome shotgun sequence DNA window includes the following coding sequences:
- the LOC117636501 gene encoding oil body-associated protein 1A-like — protein MSTAHTQVPGEPTHTGTALVETATAAIQGFGPINQIHQHLCAFHFYSHDMTRQVEAHHYCAHQNEEMRQCLIYDGQEADARLIGLEYVVSENLFLTLPDEEKPLWHSHEYEVKSGVLFMPRVPGVIERQDMEKVCKTYGKVWHFWEVDKGDNLPLGIPRVMMALTRDGQLHEGLKKGVEERYGVSFDKERVNRAYISGPEHGVHPLANGAGKGLKTELRETGCVNPPADSVSPVLRASV, from the coding sequence ATGTCCACGGCTCACACACAAGTCCCCGGCGAGCCAACCCACACGGGCACCGCGCTCGTCGAAACCGCTACGGCAGCCATCCAAGGCTTCGGCCCGATCAACCAAATCCACCAGCACCTCTGCGCCTTCCACTTCTACTCCCACGACATGACCCGCCAGGTGGAGGCCCACCACTACTGCGCCCACCAGAATGAGGAGATGAGGCAGTGCCTCATCTACGATGGGCAAGAGGCTGATGCAAGGCTCATCGGCCTCGAGTACGTCGTGTCAGAGAATCTCTTCCTGACACTACCGGACGAGGAGAAGCCACTCTGGCACTCGCACGAGTACGAGGTCAAGAGCGGCGTCTTGTTCATGCCGAGAGTGCCGGGCGTGATCGAGAGGCAGGACATGGAGAAGGTGTGCAAGACGTATGGGAAGGTGTGGCATTTTTGGGAGGTGGATAAAGGGGACAACTTGCCGCTTGGGATTCCGAGGGTTATGATGGCGTTGACCAGGGATGGTCAACTGCATGAGGGTTTGAAGAAGGGTGTGGAGGAGAGGTATGGGGTGAGCTTTGACAAGGAGAGGGTGAATCGGGCGTATATTAGTGGACCCGAGCACGGGGTGCATCCGCTGGCGAACGGGGCAGGGAAAGGGTTGAAGACTGAGCTGAGAGAGACTGGTTGCGTTAATCCTCCTGCTGATTCTGTTTCTCCCGTTCTCAGGGCCTCTGTTTGA
- the LOC117636500 gene encoding prostaglandin reductase-3-like, protein MELKPGLSALVTGGASGIGKALSLALGAKGIFVTVVDFSEEKGKEVASLVQKENAKFHTNLGFPSALFVKCDVTDTRNIAAAFEKHLATFGGLDICINSAGITNPIPFNKDQTDGTRSWRLTVDVNLIAIIDCTRLAIKTMQSVQKPGVIINMGSASGLYPLYSDPIYSGSKGGVVQFTRSLVPYKRQGIRINVLCPEFVETDMGSKVGSKFVSIMDGFVPMEMVVKGAFELITDESKAGSCLWITIRRGMEYWPTPAEEAKYLISQRKRAGAKAPFQALLNLQLPQSFEKLVVHTLSHNFRNATGTVRAPLRLPIIPHHVLVKVIYAGVNASDVNYSSGRYFGGSNKDLESRLPFDCGFEAVGIIAAVGESVTNLKVGTPAAIMTFGSYAEFTMVPSKHILPVERPDPEVVAMLTSGLTASIALEKAGTGQLESGKVVLVTAAAGGTGQFAVQLAKLAGNTVVATCGGEEKAKHLKELGVDRVIDYKAEDIKTVLKKEFPKGVDIIYESVGGDMFDLCLNALAVYGRLIVIGMISQYQGEHGWKPSNYPGLCEKLLAKSQTVAGFFLVQYSHFWQEHLDKLFHLFSMGKLKVSLDPKQFVGVHSVADAVEYLHSGKSVGKVVVCIDPTFSQQTARL, encoded by the exons ATGGAACTAAAACCAGGCCTTTCAGCTCTCGTTACTGGTGGAGCTTCTGGAATTG GGAAAGCTCTTAGCTTGGCTCTTGGAGCGAAGGGAATATTTGTGACGGTCGTTGATTTCTCTgaagaaaagggaaaggaaGTTGCATCCCTGGTTCAGAAGGAGAATGCCAAGTTCCATACCAATTTAGGTTTTCCATCTGCACTGTTTGTGAAATGCGACGTGACTGATACAC GTAATATAGCTGCTGCGTTTGAGAAACATTTAGCAACATTTGGAGGATTGGATATCTGTATTAACAGTGCAGGCATCACTAATCCCATACCATTCAATAAGGATCAAACAGACGGTACTCGCTCATGGAGACTAACAGTAGATGTGAATCTGATTGCAATTATTGATTGCACTCGTCTTGCG ATTAAAACCATGCAATCTGTGCAAAAGCCTGGTGTAATTATCAATATGGGGTCTGCGTCCGGTCTTTACCCACTGTACTCTGATCCAATCTACTCTGGCTCAAAAG GCGGTGTTGTTCAATTTACTAGATCTCTGGTTCCCTACAAGCGTCAAGGGATTCGCATCAATGTGCTTTGTCCTGAA TTTGTTGAAACTGACATGGGCTCAAAGGTGGGTTCTAAATTTGTTAGCATAATGGACGGCTTTGTCCCTATGGAAATGGTAGTGAAAG GTGCCTTTGAGCTTATTACTGATGAGAGTAAAGCTGGTTCATGCCTATGGATTACAATTCGAAGAGGCATGGAATATTGGCCAACTCCAGCTGAAGAAGCAAAATACTTGATTAGCCAGAGGAAAAGAGCTGGGGCAAAAGCTCCATTCCAAGCTCTTTTGAATCTTCAACTTCCACAAAGCTTTGAGAAATT agTTGTTCACACCTTGAGTCACAATTTTCGTAATGCTACCGGCACAGTGCGTGCACCGTTGAGATTACCCATTATACCACACCACGTTCTTGTGAAAGTCATATATGCTGGAGTAAATGCTAGTGAT GTAAATTACAGCTCAGGGCGTTATTTTGGTGGAAGCAACAAAGATCTTGAATCCCGTCTTCCATTTGATTGTGGTTTTGAG GCTGTGGGGATAATTGCAGCAGTTGGGGAATCTGTCACTAACTTGAAAGTTGGCACTCCAGCTGCAATCATGACTTTTGGTAGTTATGCAGAATTCACGATG GTGCCTTCAAAACACATCCTTCCTGTGGAAAGACCAGATCCAGAAGTTGTTGCTATGCTTACTTCAGGACTGACTGCATCAATCGCTCTAGAAAAG GCAGGAACAGGACAACTGGAATCTGGAAAAGTAGTTCttgttactgctgctgctggaGGGACTGGGCAATTTGCAGTCCAG CTTGCAAAGCTAGCTGGAAATACAGTGGTTGCAACTTGTGGAGGTGAAGAAAAggcaaagcatttgaaagaATTGGGGGTTGATCGAGTCATAGACTATAAAGCCGAAGATATCAAGACG GTTCTAAAGAAGGAGTTTCCCAAGGGCGTTGACATTATCTATGAGTCTGTAGGTGGTGACATGTTCGATTTGTGCCTGAATGCTCTTGCGGTTTATGGACGACTCATAGTGATTGGAATGATTTCTCAG TATCAAGGAGAGCATGGGTGGAAGCCATCAAACTACCCAGGACTTTGCGAAAAGCTCTTAGCGAAAAGCCAAACTGTG GCTGGTTTCTTCCTAGTGCAATACAGTCACTTCTGGCAAGAACATCTGGATAAACTATTTCATCTTTTCTCTATGGGAAAGCTGAAG GTTTCTTTAGACCCAAAACAGTTTGTGGGTGTACATTCGGTTGCAGATGCCGTGGAGTATCTCCATTCCGGTAAAAGTGTAGGCAAG GTTGTTGTTTGCATTGATCCTACCTTTAGCCAACAAACGGCAAGATTATGA